The Desulfobulbaceae bacterium sequence AGTTCACGATAAAACAGACCCTCCGCGCTCATCCCGCAACTGATATCACGGCTCTCCGCTAGATTTCCAATATCAGCGACCAGAGCAACACCTCTCTTGTATTGCTGAGCCAAGGCCCTACGACCGGTTACAACAATACTCTCTAAGGGTACTGACTGTCCCCGCTTTACCAACAGAGTTCGAATCCAGTCAGTGAAATTTGCTGAAGAGTCAATATCACCTCTAAGATAAGCAGATTCAATAGTCGTCAGTCCTTCCAGGTACGACAATTCAAGATGGGCATGGCAGTTAATGAGAGCGGGGGTCAAAAGAGCATTCTCAACATCAACCACTCGAGCAGATTCTCGGCGTAGACGAGTAAAGCGATCCACTGCCAAAATCCGTCCATTGTGAACCATCACCCCGCCATCGGCAATTGGCGCTGAGGTAACTGGCACTACAAACGGTGCTCGATACAGCGTGAGATTAGTCGAAATTGAAGTCATATTGACCACAGGTTACGGATTAATTTCCACGATGTGGCTTTCAAATCACCACTCCCCTATCCCACCATGGTGTAATCCATCAACCGCTGGCAAGGAATAAATCCAGCCTCTGTTACCAATTGCCTGATCTCCTCTTCACTCAGTCGAAAATTAACTCCGGCAGCAGCCACCACATTTTCCTCGATCATGGTGCTGCCAAAATCATTAGCGCCAAAG is a genomic window containing:
- a CDS encoding dehypoxanthine futalosine cyclase yields the protein FGANDFGSTMIEENVVAAAGVNFRLSEEEIRQLVTEAGFIPCQRLMDYTMVG